The Coffea arabica cultivar ET-39 chromosome 8e, Coffea Arabica ET-39 HiFi, whole genome shotgun sequence genome window below encodes:
- the LOC113704311 gene encoding legumain, with amino-acid sequence MAVYAIFWCLSMVLLQMVTTPSIAMGNRPRFPDQAWKSLSPPPADDPEPEKCRGKTWAVLVAGSNEWYNYRHQADVCHAYQILKKGGLRDEYIVVFMYDDIANNQENPKPGVIINRPHGDDVYKGVPKDYTGKHANTQNFYAVLLGNKTALTGGSGKVVNSTSEDRIFIFYSDHGGAGVLEMPSGDPLYANDFNEVLKKKHSSGTYKEMVIYVEACESGSIFEGLLPQNLRIYATTAANAREDSYATYCSFPDTATGEPEVFPCLGDLYSVSWMEDSESHNLKKETIKRQFKKVKERTSDNHTYIGGSHVTEYGNTRMHAEKLYLYHGFNPATKSFPPNDTDSPVHMAVVEQRSADLFFLRNRYKRMKDGSAEKVKLLEQITNTENYRKHLDGSVDIIGASLFGQERSPSVLTHVRAPGLPVVDDWECLKSMVRVFETHCGPLTQYGMKHMRAFANLCNSRITVSAMEAACKSACKGHYLGRSDPAKRHINA; translated from the exons ATGGCTGTTTATGCCATCTTTTGGTGTCTTAGCATGGTGCTGCTTCAGATGGTGACAACACCTTCAATAGCTATGGGGAACAGACCAAGATTTCCTGACCAGGCTTGGAAGTCATTGAGTCCTCCACCTGCCGATGACCCTGAACCGGAAAAATGCCGAGGAAAAACATGGGCTGTCCTTGTGGCCGGTTCCAATGAGTGGTATAATTACCGCCATCAG GCTGACGTATGTCATGCATACCAAATACTGAAAAAAGGAGGCTTGAGAGATGAATACATTGTAGTGTTCATGTACGATGACATTGCCAATAATCAAGAAAATCCCAAGCCTGGTGTCATCATCAATCGACCTCATGGGGATGATGTTTACAAGGGTGTTCCCAag GACTATACAGGGAAGCATGCAAATACTCAGAATTTCTATGCTGTGCTCCTTGGAAATAAGACGGCTTTAACTGGTGGGAGTGGGAAGGTTGTCAACAGTACAAGTGAAGACAGAATATTCATCTTTTACTCTGATCATGGAGGCGCAGGAGTCCTTG AGATGCCCAGTGGTGATCCTCTTTATGCTAATGATTTCAACGAGGTATTGAAAAAGAAACATTCCTCAGGAACCTACAAAGAAATG GTCATATATGTTGAAGCATGTGAAAGTGGGAGTATCTTTGAAGGTCTATTGCCGCAAAATTTAAGAATTTATGCCACCACAGCTGCCAATGCACGAGAAGATAGCTATGCTACATACTGTTCTTTTCCTGACACGGCAACGGGAGAGCCAGAAGTTTTTCCATGCCTAGGGGATTTGTACAGTGTTTCCTGGATGGAGGACAG CGAGTCTCACAACCTGAAAAAAGAGACAATAAAACGGCAGTTCAAGAAG GTCAAGGAGAGGACTTCCGACAACCACACCTATATTGGTGGTTCTCATGTCACGGAATATGGGAACACGAGAATGCATGCTGAGAAGCTGTACTTGTACCATGGGTTCAATCCAGCCACCAAAAGCTTCCCTCCAAACGATACAGACTCCCCCGTCCACATGGCCGTTGTAGAGCAGAGAAGTGCGGATTTGTTCTTCCTGCGGAATCGG tacaaaagaatgaaagatgGCTCTGCAGAAAAGGTTAAGCTCCTCGAGCAAATTACCAACACGGAGAATTACAGAAAACATTTGGATGGGAGCGTAGATATCATTGGAGCTTCTCTGTTTGGTCAGGAAAGGAGTCCTTCAGTTCTTACTCATGTCAGGGCACCCGGTCTGCCTGTTGTTGATGACTGGGAATGTCtgaagtcaatg GTTCGAGTTTTTGAGACGCACTGTGGTCCGTTAACCCAATACGGGATGAAACATATGCGGGCATTTGCAAACCTTTGCAACAGCAGAATCACCGTGTCTGCCATGGAGGCAGCTTGTAAGTCTGCATGCAAGGGTCATTACTTGGGGAGGTCGGATCCTGCAAAACGCCATATTAATGCCTGA
- the LOC140004128 gene encoding legumain-like: MAVHRIAFGVMWLVLLQLITLPFVSMSIRSRATGGPFGHRVWDPLIRSPVDDPDKPEAEENEGIRWAILVAGSNGFANYRHQSDICHAYQILKRGGLKDENIVVFMYDDIANNKLNPRPGIIINRPDGDDVYAGVPKDYTGKAVSPENLFAVILGDKSAVKGGNGKVVNSSSNDRIFIYYSDHGGPGILGMPQNPYLYGKDFVEVLKKKHASGTYKEMVIYVEACESGSFFEGLMPENLNIYVTTASNAEESSYATYCPDMDPSPPEHFPCLGDLYSVAWMEDSESHNLKRETIVQQYKKVKERTSNHHTYDAGSHVMEYGNKSIHAEKLYLYQGFDPATENYPANPIDIHPRMGVVNQRSADLVFMWDKYKKMEDGSAEKGELLKQITNTMLHRNHLDGSMDIIGAFLFGPEKGSAVLNHVRRRGLPIVDDWDCLKSSVRIFETHCGSLTQYGMKHMRAFANICNRGVSRAALEEACEAACTGHDLGQWDPAKRGFSA, encoded by the exons ATGGCTGTGCATAGGATTGCTTTTGGTGTCATGTGGTTGGTGCTGCTTCAGCTAATTACACTGCCCTTTGTTAGCATGTCTATAAGAAGCAGAGCAACAGGGGGTCCATTTGGACATCGGGTTTGGGACCCCTTAATCCGGTCACCGGTGGATGACCCTGATAAACCTGAAGCCGAAGAAAATGAAGGTATTAGGTGGGCTATTCTTGTTGCTGGCTCAAATGGGTTCGCAAATTACCGCCATCAG TCGGACATCTGTCATGCATACCAAATACTGAAAAGAGGGGGATTGAAGGATGAGAATATTGTGGTGTTTATGTATGATGATATCGCCAATAACAAGTTGAATCCAAGGCCTGGCATCATAATCAATCGGCCGGATGGAGATGATGTTTACGCCGGTGTTCCAAAG GATTACACTGGTAAGGCGGTGAGTCCTGAGAATTTATTTGCTGTGATCCTCGGAGATAAGAGTGCTGTGAAAGGTGGAAATGGGAAGGTTGTCAACAGTTCAAGTAATGACagaatatttatttattattctgATCATGGAGGCCCTGGAATCCTTG GGATGCCACAAAATCCTTACCTCTATGGCAAAGACTTCGTAGAGGTATTGAAAAAGAAACATGCATCAGGAACTTACAAAGAAATG GTTATATACGTTGAAGCGTGTGAAAGTGGGAGTTTTTTTGAAGGTCTGATGCCTGAAAATCTGAACATCTATGTGACAACAGCATCCAATGCAGAGGAGAGTAGCTATGCAACATACTGTCCTGATATGGACCCATCACCCCCAGAACATTTTCCATGCTTGGGGGATCTCTATAGCGTTGCCTGGATGGAAGACAG TGAATCTCACAACCTGAAGAGAGAGACAATAGTACAGCAGTACAAGAAG GTCAAGGAGAGGACTTCCAACCACCACACCTATGATGCTGGTTCTCATGTGATGGAGTATGGGAACAAGAGCATTCACGCTGAAAAGCTTTACTTGTACCAGGGCTTTGATCCGGCCACCGAGAATTACCCTGCAAACCCAATAGACATTCACCCTCGTATGGGTGTGGTTAACCAGAGAAGTGCAGATCTTGTCTTCATGTGGGATAAG TACAAGAAAATGGAAGATGGTTCTGCAGAAAAAGGGGAGCTGCTTAAGCAAATTACCAACACAATGCTTCACAGAAATCATTTGGACGGAAGCATGGACATTATCGGAGCTTTCCTGTTTGGTCCGGAGAAGGGTTCTGCAGTTCTTAATCACGTTAGGCGACGTGGTCTTCCCATTGTTGATGACTGGGATTGTCTAAAGTCATCG GTTCGCATCTTTGAGACACATTGTGGCTCATTAACACAGTATGGCATGAAACACATGCGAGCATTTGCAAACATTTGCAACCGCGGAGTCAGCCGAGCTGCTTTGGAGGAGGCTTGTGAAGCAGCATGTACTGGCCATGACCTGGGGCAGTGGGATCCTGCAAAACGTGGCTTTAGTGCTTGA